From Budorcas taxicolor isolate Tak-1 chromosome 19, Takin1.1, whole genome shotgun sequence, the proteins below share one genomic window:
- the LOC128065115 gene encoding polyunsaturated fatty acid lipoxygenase ALOX15: MGLYRVRVSTGSSLCAGSNNQVHLWLVGEHGEAALGGRLRPARGKEVEFQVDVSEYLGQLLFVKLRKRHFLSEDAWFCNWISVQGPGASGNEFRFPCYRWVEGDGILSLPEGTGRTVVDDPQGLFKKHREEELVERRKLYRWGNWKDGLILNIAGATINDLPVDERFLEDKRIDFEASLTKGLADLAIKDSLNILTCWKSLDDFNRIFWCGQSKLAERVRDSWKEDALFGYQFLNGTNPMLLRRSVRLPARLEFPPGMGELQAELEKELQQGTLFEADFSLLDGIKANVILCTQQYVAAPLVMLKLQPDGKLLPMVIQLQLPHKGSPPPPLFLPTDPPMTWLLAKCWVRSSDFQLHELHSHLLRGHLMAEVIAVATRRCLPSIHPMFKLLIPHLRYTMEINIRARTGLVADKGVFDQVVSTGGGGHVELLQRAGAFLTYSSFCPPDDLADRGLLGVKSSFYAQDALRLWEILSRYVEGIVSLHYKTDESVRDDVELQAWCREITEIGLLGAQDRGFPITLQSKGQLCHFVTMCIFTCTGQHSSTHLGQLDWYSWVPNAPCTMRLPPPTTKDVTLEKVMATLPNFHQASLQMSITWQLGRRQPIMVALGQHKEEYFSGPEPKAVLKKFREELAALEKDIEIRNAQLDWPYEYLRPSLVENSVAI, translated from the exons ATGGGTCTCTACCGCGTCCGCGTGTCCACCGGGTCCTCGCTCTGCGCAGGCTCCAATAACCAGGTGCACCTGTGGCTGGTCGGCGAGCACGGGGAGGCGGCGCTCGGGGGGCGCCTGCGGCCGGCGAGGGGCAAG GAGGTGGAATTCCAGGTGGACGTGTCCGAGTACCTGGGGCAGCTGCTGTTCGTGAAATTGCGCAAACGGCACTTCCTCTCGGAAGATGCGTGGTTCTGCAATTGGATCTCCGTGCAGGGACCCGGGGCCAGTGGGAACGAGTTCAGGTTCCCGTGCTACCGCTGGGTGGAGGGCGATGGCATCCTGAGCCTGCCCGAGGGCACCG GTCGCACCGTGGTCGATGACCCTCAAGGTCTGTTCAAGAAACACAGGGAAGAGGAGCTGGTAGAGAGAAGGAAGCTGTACCG GTGGGGTAACTGGAAGGACGGGTTAATTCTGAATATAGCTGGGGCCACAATAAATGACCTTCCTGTAGATGAGAGATTTCTAGAGGACAAAAGAATTGACTTTGAGGCCTCACTGACCAAGGG GCTGGCAGACCTAGCCATCAAAGACTCTTTAAACATTCTGACTTGCTGGAAAAGTCTGGATGACTTCAACAGGATTTTCTGGTGTGGCCAGAGCAAGCTGGCTG AGCGGGTGCGGGACTCCTGGAAGGAGGATGCCTTATTTGGGTACCAGTTTCTCAACGGCACCAACCCCATGTTGCTGAGACGCTCTGTTCGCCTTCCTGCCCGCCTGGAGTTtcctccagggatgggggagctgcaGGCTGAGCTGGAGAAGGAGCTCCAG CAAGGCACGCTATTTGAAGCCGACTTCTCCTTGCTGGATGGGATCAAGGCCAACGTCATCCTGTGTACCCAGCAGTATGTGGCTGCTCCTCTGGTTATGCTGAAACTGCAGCCCGATGGGAAACTCTTACCCATGGTCATCCAG CTCCAACTGCCACACAAGGGGTCCCCACCACCCCCGCTTTTCCTGCCCACGGATCCCCCGATGACCTGGCTCCTGGCCAAATGCTGGGTCCGGAGCTCTGACTTCCAGCTCCACGAGCTGCACTCTCATCTCCTGAGGGGACACCTGATGGCTGAGGTCATCGCTGTGGCCACCAGGAGGTGCCTTCCGTCTATACATCCTATGTTCAAG CTTCTCATTCCACACCTGCGATACACCATGGAAATTAACATCCGGGCCAGGACTGGGCTGGTCGCTGACAAGGGAGTCTTCGACCAG GTGGTGAGCACAGGTGGGGGCGGCCACGTGGAGCTGCTCCAGCGAGCAGGAGCCTTTCTAACCTATAGCTCCTTCTGTCCCCCTGATGACCTGGCTGACCGGGGGCTCCTGGGAGTCAAGTCTTCTTTCTATGCCCAAGATGCCCTGAGGCTCTGGGAAATTCTCTCTCG CTACGTGGAGGGGATTGTGAGTCTCCACTATAAGACGGACGAGTCTGTGAGAGACGATGTTGAGCTGCAGGCCTGGTGTCGAGAGATCACTGAGATCGGGCTGCTGGGTGCCCAGGACCGAG GGTTTCCCATCACCCTACAGTCCAAGGGCCAGCTGTGCCACTTCGTGACCATGTGTATCTTCACCTGCACTGGTCAGCACTCCTCCACTCACCTGGGCCAG CTGGACTGGTACTCTTGGGTCCCTAACGCACCCTGCACAATGCGGCTGCCCCCACCGACCACCAAGGATGTGaccctggagaaggtgatggcgaCACTGCCGAACTTCCATCAGGCTTCTCTCCAGATGTCCATCACTTGGCAACTGGGCAGACGCCAGCCCATCATG GTGGCTCTGGGTCAGCATAAGGAAGAGTACTTCTCAGGCCCTGAGCCCAAGGCTGTGCTGAAGAAGTTCAGGGAGGAGCTGGCTGCCCTGGAAAAAGACATCGAGATCCGGAATGCCCAGCTGGACTGGCCCTATGAATACCTGCGGCCCAGCCTGGTGGAAAACAGCGTGGCCATATGA